Genomic segment of Kibdelosporangium phytohabitans:
AGTCGTTCCTTCACGCGTTCGCCTCCTGCGCCCCCTGCCACACCGCGACCAGCCGCTGGATCACCGTCACCACCGACAGGACCGCGAGCAGCCACAACGCGACATGCAAGGCGTACGGCACACCCAGTCCGTACAGCCCCGTACCCACCAGTGTGATGATCAGGCGCTCCGCGCGCTCGACAATGCCGACATCCGCGGTCAGCCCGGTGGATTCCGCCCTGGCCTTCACGTACGAGATGACCTGACCGCTGACCAGGCAGATCAGCGCGGCGGCGCCCAGCAGGTGATTCTGCGCGACGGCCAGGCAGTACCAGGCGACGGCGGCGCCGAGGGTGCCGTCGGCGATGCGGTCACAACTGGAGTCCAGCACCGCGCCGAACTTGGTGCCGCTGCCGCCCTTGGCCCGCGCCATCGCGCCGTCGAGCAGGTCGAGCATGGCGAAGCCCCACACCACGAACGTGCCGGCGACGAGCTGGCCGCGCGGGAAGAACCAGACCGCGCCTGCGACCGCGCCGAGGGTGCCGATCACGGTCATCGCGTTGGGCGTCAGTCCGATTCGGACGAGCCATGCGCCCATCGGGTCGGTCACGCGGTTGACCGAGGCACGGGCGAAGATGTTCAGCATGGGATCTCGGCGGGCACCCTGATCGACTCGGTTAGCGGCACGGGGCAGCCTAACCGCTGGCGCCGCCGGTCAGAACTCGGCCTGCAGCTCCGCCTTGACGCTGTCGCACTGCGGGGACAGGCCGGACTTGATCGCGGCGGTGATCTCGTCGAGCTGCTCGAGCTGTTGCGGGGTCAGCACGTCGAACAGGTGCTCGCGGACAGTCGTGACGTGCCCGGGGGCGGCCCGCTCCAAGACCTTGAAGCCCTCGTCGGTCAGTTCGGCGAACTGGCCGCGTTTGTCGCTCTCACAGGCGCGCCTGCGCACCCAGCCCGCTTCCTCCAGCCGGGACACCGCGTGCGAGAGGCGGCTGCGAGACGAACGACACATCGCTGCCAGCTCGCTCATCCGCAGCGAGCGGCCGGGCATCTCGGACAGGACGGCGAGGATCTCGAAGTACGCGAGCGGCATGCCGGAGTCGCGCTGCATCTGCCGGTCGAGGTGCTCCATGAAGGAGCCGGTCGCGCCGAGGAAGCCGCGCCAGATCATCTGCTCGCGGGCGTCGAGCCACCGGACCTCTGTCATGACCTCATCGTACCTTATAGTTGAACTCTAAACTAAACCGCGCTAGGGTCTGGTTGAAGTTTCAACGAGCCCACGGAAAAGGATAGACATGAGCACCCCGACCATCAACATCCCTGGCTACATCACCGGCACGTGGACGATCGACCCGATCCACTCCGACGTGTCGTTCATCGTCCGTCACCTGGGTGTCTCCAAGGTCCGCGGCCAGTTCGGCACCTTCTCCGGCGAGATCGTGACA
This window contains:
- a CDS encoding MarR family winged helix-turn-helix transcriptional regulator, which produces MTEVRWLDAREQMIWRGFLGATGSFMEHLDRQMQRDSGMPLAYFEILAVLSEMPGRSLRMSELAAMCRSSRSRLSHAVSRLEEAGWVRRRACESDKRGQFAELTDEGFKVLERAAPGHVTTVREHLFDVLTPQQLEQLDEITAAIKSGLSPQCDSVKAELQAEF
- the pgsA gene encoding phosphatidylinositol phosphate synthase, which codes for MLNIFARASVNRVTDPMGAWLVRIGLTPNAMTVIGTLGAVAGAVWFFPRGQLVAGTFVVWGFAMLDLLDGAMARAKGGSGTKFGAVLDSSCDRIADGTLGAAVAWYCLAVAQNHLLGAAALICLVSGQVISYVKARAESTGLTADVGIVERAERLIITLVGTGLYGLGVPYALHVALWLLAVLSVVTVIQRLVAVWQGAQEANA